The sequence CTTCCTCGGGCAGGAGCCTCAGGGCCTTCTCCAGGGCCACGGCGAGCCCATGGGCCAGGACCGGGCTCTGGGTCCCCCCCCGCCTCCCCCCCTCTTGCTTGCCGGGCACCAGGGGGAAAAGCTCCACCCCCTGGCGCACGATCAAGGCCCCCACGCCCTTGGGCCCGTAGAACTTGTGGGCGCTCAAGGAGACCAGATCCGCCCCCACCTCGTCTAAGCGGAAGGGCACCTGGCCGATGGCCTGCACCGCGTCCGTATGGAAGAGAGCGCCGTGGGCGTGGGCTACCTCCGCCATCTCCCGCACGGGGTAGAGGGTGCCGAGCTCGTTGTTGGCGGTCATCACGCTCACCAAGAGGGTGTCGGGGCGCAGGGCCTCCCTCACCTGCTCGGGGTAGACGAGGCCATGGCGGTCAGGCCTGAGGCGGGTCACGGCGAAGCCCAGCCTTTCCAGAAGCCGCAGGGTGCCCAAGAGGGCGGAGTGCTCCACCTCCGTGCTCACCACGTGCCCCTTCCCCCGGGCCAGGGCCACCCCCAGGAGGGCCAGGGCGTCCGCCTCCGAGCCGGAGGCGGTGAAGACCACCTCCCGGGGGCGCACCCCCAGGAGGGCGGCCACCCGCTCCCGGGCTCCCTCCAGCACCCTTCGGGCCTCCTGGCCGAAGCGGTGGATGCTGCTGGGGTTGCCGTAGACCCCTTCCACCTGGCGCATGGCCTCCCGGACCTCGGGGTCCAGGGGGGTGGTGGCGGCGTAGTCCAGGTAGACCATCAGCTGGCGGGCTGAAGCTGGATCAGACGCTTGGCCTCAATGAGCTTCCGCTCCTCAATGAGGTCCTTTAGGGTGGTGCCCCCCAGCACCTGGCGCATGGCCAGGTCCACCCGCTTCCAGAGGAGCTCCGTGGAGCACTGCCCCACCTTGGCGCAGGACTCGGGGTCCTCAATGCAGGAGACGGGGGCCAGGCTGCCCTCGAGGGCCTCCACCACCTCCAAGGCGGTGACCTTCTCCGGGGGACGGGCCAGGCGGTACCCCCCCTTGGCCCCCCGCACGGAGCGGATGAACCCGGCGCGGCGGAGCTGGGCGGCGATCTGCTCCAGGTAGTGCTGGCTGATGCCCTGGGCCTCGGCCACCTCCTTGAGGGGTACCGCCCCAGGGGCGCGGAGGCCGATCTCCACCAGAGCCCTCAGGCCGTACTGGGCCTTCGTGGAAACCCACATGGGACCAGTATACACCTATTTCCCGCCCGAGAATCCGGTTTTAGCCAGGGCCAGGCCGAAGAGGAAGGCCTGGAAGAGGACCACGCTGGCCCCGCTCGGCCAGTCCAGGAGAAAGGAAAGGAGGAGCCCCCCCAGGGTGGAGACCACGGCGAGGAGAAGGGAGAGCCAGGTCATCTGGGCGAAGGTGCGGGAGAGGAGCCTGGCCGTGGCCCCGGGAATCACCAAAAAGGCGGCCACCAAGACGAGGCCTACCACCTTCACCGCCAGGACCAAGCTCACCGCCAGGAAGCCGGCGAGGAGGTAGTCGTGGAGGACCACGGGGAGGCGGTCGGCCAGGGCCAGCTCCCGGTCCAGGGTGGCGTAGGCGAGAGGCCCCCATAGGGGCAGGAAGGCCCCGGCGAAGAGGAGCATGAGGGCCACCGCCACCAGGTCTCCGGGGCCCACCGCCAGGAGGGAGCCGAAAAGGTACCCCATGGCGTCCCCCACATACCCCCGGGACTTGGCCAGGAAGATGGCCCCTAGGGCTACGGAGAGGGCGAAAAAGACGCCGATGGCCGTGTCCTCGGAAAGCTCCGTCCGCTCCTTGACGAAGGTGATGGCCAGGGCCACCAGGAAGGTGAAGGGAAGGGCGAACCAGAGGGGCTCCCCCCGCAGGAAAAGCCCCAGGCCCACCCCGGCGAAGGCCGCATGGGCGAGGCCGTCCCCCAGGAAGGAAAGCCGCCTCTGGACCACGAAGGGGGAGAGGAGGCCGGAAAGCAGGGCTAAGAGGACGCCCGCCAGAAGGGCCCTCTGGAAAAAGGGGTAGGCCAGGGCCTCAACCACGGCTCCCCTCCACGAAAAGGCCGTGGGCGTGCCCC is a genomic window of Thermus islandicus DSM 21543 containing:
- a CDS encoding RrF2 family transcriptional regulator; its protein translation is MWVSTKAQYGLRALVEIGLRAPGAVPLKEVAEAQGISQHYLEQIAAQLRRAGFIRSVRGAKGGYRLARPPEKVTALEVVEALEGSLAPVSCIEDPESCAKVGQCSTELLWKRVDLAMRQVLGGTTLKDLIEERKLIEAKRLIQLQPAS
- a CDS encoding cysteine desulfurase family protein codes for the protein MVYLDYAATTPLDPEVREAMRQVEGVYGNPSSIHRFGQEARRVLEGARERVAALLGVRPREVVFTASGSEADALALLGVALARGKGHVVSTEVEHSALLGTLRLLERLGFAVTRLRPDRHGLVYPEQVREALRPDTLLVSVMTANNELGTLYPVREMAEVAHAHGALFHTDAVQAIGQVPFRLDEVGADLVSLSAHKFYGPKGVGALIVRQGVELFPLVPGKQEGGRRGGTQSPVLAHGLAVALEKALRLLPEEAPRLLALRRRLEEGLLAVDGVELNGHPTRRLPKLVNVTVKGADGEALLLAMDLLGVAVSSGSACSAGSLEPSHVLLAIGRTPLEARASLRFSLGRFTTEEEVDRALEAFREAVRRARA
- a CDS encoding metal ABC transporter permease; translation: MVEALAYPFFQRALLAGVLLALLSGLLSPFVVQRRLSFLGDGLAHAAFAGVGLGLFLRGEPLWFALPFTFLVALAITFVKERTELSEDTAIGVFFALSVALGAIFLAKSRGYVGDAMGYLFGSLLAVGPGDLVAVALMLLFAGAFLPLWGPLAYATLDRELALADRLPVVLHDYLLAGFLAVSLVLAVKVVGLVLVAAFLVIPGATARLLSRTFAQMTWLSLLLAVVSTLGGLLLSFLLDWPSGASVVLFQAFLFGLALAKTGFSGGK